A window of Ananas comosus cultivar F153 linkage group 4, ASM154086v1, whole genome shotgun sequence contains these coding sequences:
- the LOC109709391 gene encoding uncharacterized protein LOC109709391, with protein sequence MAKVLQHQDSNASYWKSFQGCTWGLLQFFDFQQRLHVRRMLSNRRHADEKYSGGTKLSGSYVSLTGKDHGDMDDETKFKMINKGNYLKGNSYKARMRALISKKIHRKKKNMLPAGPRLLRTVSIHHWECDDYVLPNQTVSDRSASTIDSTSCKTCSSTCCQHSPLLTKDILVDYSKEKSAEGLSKQKEMDSEVEIDCVLKSKDFLDAEEELLNTHGEFFPEVFADSGLHWENYLGFPSPLKEKGLARSSSFPRGRTNQRSSKAKHKSSTQYTMKSEPISEHSPDSPHESIIQREPRTFVDHVNDLKQMIKDVFDAKRKVEHRISMDGVLDRVPYGQKVSDDEIKPKLFRSTSARSYRETSRDRFEIPANRNPHERMSRSRSLAESVDKYSHLLASASHKEGNKLRDRSISNKEGFSQDLRTRNAFQRIVSTPEYRSYHLSMDMDADNEVLHEALSLNISTTSVLDERQAIDEDATETVENEKNNTWEVFDLTEEKVIDVPSTDQETEVLEQGVLNFDYEKNDICEVSDSVNEGTSSAPCNEQEIEIKLDSNFDPMKPSPTSVLELSPSDDSVSPVKYKILEDSDVNCRSLDCNELASSTNSKLSDFEAPSWVETTEPTCDTTQQKNPVYFEALKIGLDQMNRTEFHYLKRVLEKYCFSSEESFETWYSLNQHDADISAFISNNISIDEELLVDLINEASYQIHEKHSTQNLSFSPVAFRPRRKPAGYHLLNELWARISSHLEPQVKSNYMLESVVAQDFAKNDGWLDLQLDAEGVGVELEGVILDDLINQLILDVDEFALSQLIYSE encoded by the exons ATGGCAAAAGTGTTGCAGCATCAGGACTCTAATGCATCATATTGGAAGAGCTTTCAAGGTTGTACATGGGGCTTGCTTCAATTCTTCGACTTCCAACAACGTTTACATGTTCGACGGATGCTTTCGAACAGGCGACATGCTGATGAAAAATACTCTGGAG GAACAAAGCTTTCGGGGTCATATGTTTCTCTTACTGGCAAAGATCATGGCGACATGGATGATGAAACAAAGTTCAAA ATGATAAATAAAGGCAATTACTTAAAGGGAAATTCTTACAAGGCTCGCATGAGGGCTTTAATCTCTAAAAAGATCcacaggaagaaaaaaaatatgctcCCTGCAGGGCCGCGACTGCTGCGTACAGTTTCCATTCATCATTGGGAGTGCGATGACTATGTTCTCCCCAATCAAACAGTTTCTGATAGAAGTGCTTCTACAATTGATTCTACTTCATGCAAAACTTGTTCTTCTACATGTTGTCAACACTCTCCGCTATTGACCAAAGATATACTAGTCGATtactcaaaagaaaaatcagcaGAAGGTTTATCGAAGCAAAAGGAAATGGATTCTGAAGTTGAAATAGATTGTGTGTTAAAATCAAAAGATTTTCTCGATGCGGAGGAGGAGCTCTTAAATACACATGGGGAATTCTTTCCAGaagtttttgcagattcaggaCTTCATTGGGAAAATTATTTAGGTTTTCCTTCTCCTCTCAAAGAAAAAGGCTTAGCAAGATCTAGCTCATTCCCAAGAGGCAGAACAAATCAAAGGTCGTCAAAAGCTAAACATAAGTCCTCAACTCAATATACCATGAAAAGTGAGCCGATTTCCGAGCATTCACCAGATTCTCCTCATGAATCTATAATTCAGAGGGAACCTAGAACTTTTGTTGATCACGTTAATGACCTCAAACAGATGATAAAGGATGTCTTTGATGCAAAAAGGAAGGTGGAGCATCGAATCTCAATGGATGGGGTTTTGGATAGAGTTCCTTATGGCCAAAAGGTTTCTGATGACGAGATTAAACCAAAGCTGTTTCGATCTACCTCAGCAAGATCATATAGAGAAACTTCAAGAGATAGGTTTGAAATACCTGCTAATAGGAATCCACATGAAAGAATGAGTAGGTCTCGCTCTCTTGCCGAATCTGTGGATAAGTACTCTCACTTGCTTGCATCTGCTTCGCACAAAGAAGGTAACAAATTACGTGACAGATCAATTTCAAACAAAGAAGGTTTTTCCCAGGACCTGAGGACTCGAAATGCTTTTCAAAGAATTGTTTCTACTCCTGAGTATAGGTCATATCATTTAAGTATGGATATGGATGCTGACAATGAAGTACTTCATGAAGCTTTATCATTGAATATCTCAACCACAAGTGTTTTGGATGAGCGACAAGCAATAGATGAAGATGCTACCGAGACAGTAGAAAATGAGAAGAACAATACATGGGAGGTTTTCGATTTGACCGAAGAGAAGGTGATTGATGTTCCTTCTACTGATCAGGAGACCGAAGTTCTGGAACAGGGAGTGCTAAATTTTGATTATGAGAAGAATGATATTTGTGAGGTTTCAGATTCAGTAAATGAAGGCACGAGTAGTGCTCCTTGCAATGAGCAGGAAATTGAAATTAAACTGGACTCAAACTTTGATCCGATGAAGCCGAGCCCAACATCTGTTCTTGAATTGAGCCCTTCAGACGATTCTGTTAGTCctgtgaaatataaaattttggaag ATTCAGACGTAAATTGTAGAAGCCTTGATTGCAATGAGCTGGCTTCTTCAACAAATTCAAAACTGTCGGACTTTGAAGCACCTTCTTGGGTGGAAACTACTGAACCAACTTGTGATACTACACAGCAAAAGAACCCTGTTTATTTCGAAGCACTTAAGATTGGGCTGGATCAAATGAACAGGACTGAGTTCCATTATCTAAAACGTGTTCTTGAAAAGTATTGCTTCAGCAGTGAAGAGTCTTTTGAAACTTGGTACTCTCTCAACCAACACGATGCAGATATTTCAGCATTCATCTCCAATAATATTTCTATTGACGAAGAGCTTTTGGTTGATCTCATAAACGAAGCATCATACCAAATTCACGAAAAACATTCAACTCAGaacctttctttctctcctgtTGCTTTTCGTCCTAGACGGAAGCCTGCGGGGTACCATCTCCTTAATGAGTTGTGGGCACGAATTAGTTCGCATCTTGAGCCACAAGTGAAGTCTAATTACATGCTTGAAAGTGTCGTGGCTCAGGACTTTGCAAAAAATGACGGATGGTTGGACCTTCAATTGGATGCTGAGGGCGTGGGGGTGGAATTGGAAGGTGTCATATTGGATGATTTAATCAATCAGTTAATTCTCGATGTTGATGAATTCGCCCTTTCTCAGTTGATATACTCCGAGTAA
- the LOC109709390 gene encoding pentatricopeptide repeat-containing protein At1g18485, producing MASASTLSTSPLPPLLKRTPTQRYAYPKTTPKTTPGAAATLSLRSTKTSPKPSPKELVPAPDEGNVENALRLLLLCPDAAAASASHADAIGRLLRSCAAARDLDAGRRVHGLVASSEALLRNAVLTTRLLTMYAACGAAADARRVFEALERRNLFQWNAMISGLAKNELFGEALDVFVRLISDTDIKPDTFTLPCVLKSSAGVLDVGLGETVHGLAVKLGLGADTFVSNSLMSMYGKCGSVDDAVRVFDKMPDRNLVSWNTMICVFSENGLLHKGFDLFREMLAIGEGGMRPDDATVVTVLPMCTVGGWVEMGRVVHGLSVKLDLDHELRVNNALIDLYAKCGNLPDAECLFSESARRNVVSWNAMIGGYARNGDIAETFNLLREMQTGEGINANEVTVLNVLPAFSSRSELSKLKEIHCFVIRNELEINELVPNALIAAYAKCGSLDYANDVFNGTEIKTVSLWNALIGGHAQNGDPNIAVDLFLQMSSLGFEADWFTIGSLLLACANMKHLRYGKSTHGFVLRNGLEKDSFINISLLSLYIQCGKESTARLLYDETEEKDLVSWNAMIAGYAQNGLPEESLNLFRKMLISSNRPSIIATTSAFMACTQLSAVRLGKEAHCFALKAEFTEDPFIGSSIIDMYAKCGYVEQARSFFDRLQNKDVVLWTVMITGYGVNGYADEAIKLYNEMQREGMKPDEFTYVGLLMACSHAGMVEKGLNYFEEMKTNHGLEPKLEHYACVADMLGRAGRLADAVKLIEEMPQEPDGKMWSTLLCACRIHGDINLGEKVAEKLMELEPSKTEHYVLASNLYAGFGRWDDVRRIRKRIKENGLFKDPGCSWIDIGGNVYSFVAGDSRVPESTEIRKMWNVLEEKIRRIGYVPDTSSVLHELEEEEKVEVLRCHSEKQAIAFGLLKTSKGTKIGVFKNIRMCRDCHNAAKLVSKVVGRDIVVRDNKRFHHFKGGFCSCCNYW from the coding sequence ATGGCTTCTGCTTCAACACTCTCCAcctcccctctccctcctcttctgaAGCGCACCCCCACCCAACGCTACGCCTACCCCAAAACTACCCCCAAAACCACCCCAGGCGCAGCGGCGACCCTCTCCCTCCGCTCCACCAAAACGTCCCCCAAACCCTCCCCAAAAGAGCTAGTCCCCGCCCCGGACGAAGGAAATGTCGAAAATGCCCTCcgactcctcctcctctgccccgacgcggcggcggcgtcggcgtcgcATGCGGACGCCATCGGCCGCCTCCTCCGATCCTGCGCCGCGGCGCGGGACCTCGACGCGGGGCGCCGCGTCCACGGCCTCGTCGCGTCCTCGGAAGCGCTTCTGCGCAACGCGGTGCTCACCACGCGGCTCCTCACCATGTACGCCGCGTGCGGCGCGGCCGCGGACGCGCGCCGCGTCTTCGAAGCCCTGGAGCGGCGGAACCTGTTCCAGTGGAACGCCATGATCAGCGGGCTCGCCAAAAACGAGCTTTTTGGAGAAGCGCTCGACGTGTTCGTGCGATTGATCTCCGACACCGATATCAAGCCCGATACTTTTACTCTGCCCTGCGTGTTAAAGTCCTCCGCGGGGGTTTTGGATGTGGGGCTTGGGGAAACCGTTCATGGATTAGCTGTGAAATTGGGGTTGGGCGCGGACACTTTTGTGAGCAATTCGTTGATGTCGATGTACGGGAAGTGCGGTTCCGTCGACGACGCGGTTCGCGTGTTCGACAAAATGCCCGACAGAAATTTAGTTTCTTGGAATACTATGATATGCGTTTTTTCTGAGAATGGGTTGTTGCATaagggttttgatttgtttaGGGAGATGTTGGCGATCGGCGAAGGTGGTATGAGACCGGACGATGCGACGGTGGTGACGGTACTTCCGATGTGCACAGTAGGAGGATGGGTTGAAATGGGGAGGGTGGTTCATGGATTATCAGTGAAATTGGACTTGGATCATGAGCTGAGAGTGAACAATGCGTTGATCGATTTGTATGCGAAATGCGGTAATTTACCGGACGCGGAGTGCTTGTTTTCTGAAAGTGCTCGACGAAATGTGGTTTCTTGGAATGCCATGATTGGTGGCTATGCGAGGAATGGAGATATTGCTGAGACATTCAATCTTTTGCGCGAAATGCAAACGGGGGAGGGAATAAATGCAAATGAAGTCACGGTCTTGAATGTCCTACCGGCTTTTTCAAGCAGATCAGAGCTTTCGAAATTGAAAGAAATTCATTGTTTTGTGATTAGAAATGAGTTGGAGATCAACGAGTTGGTACCGAATGCCCTAATCGCAGCATACGCAAAGTGTGGGTCGCTCGATTATGCCAATGACGTATTCAATGGAACTGAGATTAAGACCGTGAGCTTATGGAATGCCCTAATCGGCGGTCACGCCCAAAATGGCGATCCTAACATCGCAGTAGATCTATTCCTTCAGATGTCTTCTTTAGGGTTTGAAGCTGATTGGTTTACTATCGGCAGCTTGCTTTTAGCTTGTGCTAATATGAAGCATCTCCGATATGGGAAATCGACTCATGGGTTCGTTTTAAGGAATGGTTTGGAGAAAGATTCATTCATTAACATCTCTCTTCTATCTCTTTACATACAATGTGGAAAAGAATCTACTGCAAGGTTATTATACGATGAAACGGAGGAGAAGGATTTGGTTTCTTGGAATGCTATGATTGCTGGGTATGCTCAGAATGGGTTGCCCGAGGAATCCCTTAATCTCTTCCGCAAAATGCTAATTAGTAGTAACCGTCCTTCGATTATTGCCACGACAAGCGCATTCATGGCTTGCACTCAGTTGTCGGCTGTCCGATTAGGGAAAGAGGCTCATTGTTTCGCATTGAAGGCGGAGTTCACTGAAGACCCATTTATCGGTAGCTCGATCATAGACATGTACGCAAAGTGTGGGTATGTCGAACAAGCTAGAAGTTTCTTCGACAGGTTGCAAAACAAAGACGTGGTTTTGTGGACCGTGATGATCACAGGATACGGGGTTAATGGGTACGCCGACGAAGCCATCAAACTATATAATGAGATGCAGAGAGAGGGGATGAAGCCCGATGAGTTTACATATGTCGGTTTATTAATGGCATGCAGCCATGCTGGAATGGTTGAAAAAGGATTGAATTACTTCGAGGAGATGAAAACCAATCATGGGTTGGAGCCAAAATTAGAGCACTATGCGTGCGTAGCCGACATGCTTGGTAGAGCCGGTCGATTGGCCGATGCAGTAAAACTGATCGAAGAAATGCCCCAAGAGCCAGACGGAAAAATGTGGAGTACACTACTTTGTGCATGTAGAATTCATGGAGACATAAACTTGGGAGAGAAAGTTGCGGAGAAGCTGATGGAGTTAGAGCCTAGCAAAACAGAACACTATGTTTTGGCTTCTAATCTATATGCAGGTTTTGGGAGGTGGGATGATGTAAGAAGAATTAGAAAGAGAATTAAGGAAAATGGCCTCTTCAAAGACCCAGGTTGCAGCTGGATTGACATTGGTGGTAATGTTTATAGCTTTGTCGCAGGTGATTCTAGGGTTCCTGAGTCGACTGAGATTCGGAAAATGTGGAATGTTTTGGAGGAAAAGATACGAAGAATAGGTTATGTTCCAGATACAAGTTCAGTGCTTCATGAgttggaggaggaagagaaggtTGAGGTGTTGAGGTGTCACAGTGAGAAGCAAGCCATAGCATTTGGGCTTTTAAAGACCAGCAAAGGGACAAAGATTGGGGTTTTTAAGAACATTAGGATGTGCAGGGATTGCCATAATGCGGCGAAGCTGGTGTCGAAAGTTGTGGGGAGGGATATTGTGGTGAGAGACAACAAGAGGTTTCATCATTTCAAAGGTGGGTTTTGTTCTTGCTGTAATTATTGGTGA